The Takifugu flavidus isolate HTHZ2018 chromosome 17, ASM371156v2, whole genome shotgun sequence genome contains a region encoding:
- the cldn11b gene encoding claudin-11b, protein MALMCRQIIGSGASCAGWAGLIVATATSDWVRTCDYSLAACLRMDELVSKGLWAECIISPALYHCGAREQILTLPAYVQTSRALMVCACLLGLPAMLLVLMSMPCIRLQNDSSAIRQRRSRVGGVLFLCVALCGVISTVWFPVGAHKDGGLMSFGFSLYAGWVGTALCLLGGVMILFCHFLSPGGPMRENSFYFSRQASRAGPLEPPGNHAKSARV, encoded by the exons ATGGCGCTCATGTGCAGGCAGATCATCGGCAGCGGGGCCAGCTGCGCGGGCTGGGCGGGCCTGATCGTCGCCACGGCAACCAGCGACTGGGTCCGAACCTGCGACTACAGCCTGGCCGCCTGTCTGCGGATGGACGAGCTGGTGTCCAAGGGCCTGTGGGCCGAGTGCATCATCTCCCCGGCCCTGTACCACTGCGGGGCCCGCGAGCAGATCCTGACCCTGCCcg CGTACGTGCAGACCTCTCGGGCCCTGATGGTCTGCGCCTGTCTCCTCGGGCTCCCTGCGATGCTGCTGGTTCTGATGTCGATGCCGTGCATCAGGCTGCAGAACGACTCGTCCGCCATCAGGCAGCGGCGCTCCCGTGTGGGCggcgtcctcttcctctgcgtGG CTCTCTGCGGCGTCATCTCCACCGTCTGGTTCCCGGTCGGGGCCCACAAAGACGGGGGTCTGATGTCGTTCGGCTTCTCCTTGTACGCCGGATGGGTCGGCACCGCTCTCTGTCTCCTGGGGGGGGTTATGATCCTGTTCTGCCATTTCCTGAGCCCCGGAGGCCCGATGAGAGAGAACAGCTTCTACTTCTCCAGACAGGCGAGCCGGGCCGGGCCCCTGGAGCCGCCGGGCAACCACGCCAAGAGCGCCAGAGTCTGA
- the LOC130514075 gene encoding probable cationic amino acid transporter, giving the protein MAAWLHRLSLTDACYNLYSRLRRTKPVGSMAAGSDDLTELSEGSAVGLAKVLTTADLVSLGVGSCVGTGMYVVAGLVAKATAGPGVILSFIIAAAASILSGVCYAEFGVRVPKTTGSAYTYSYVTVGEFVAFFIGWNLILEYLIGTAAGASALSSMFDSLANHSISNYIVTHLGTVPGLGQGEDTYPDLLALFIALLVTVIIAFGVRNSVSFNNVLNVVNLAVWVFVLVAGLFFLSASNWEGGRFLPYGWSGVMRGAATCFYAFIGFDIIATTGEEAKNPNSSIPYAITASLVTCLTAYVTVSVILTLMVPYSLIDGSAPLMEMFAVHGFLWGKYTVAVGSIAGLTVSLLGSLFPMPRVIYAMARDGLLFRVLSHVSALTHTPTVACVVSGSMAALLALLVSLRDLIEMMSIGTLLAYTLVSVCVLLLRYQPDEESDPVGRRGDGASPGNSEQMMGDPEDEGSSYHAGVTEDLHAGPPSLLRRLLGARYPELQLRLGMPSLSERPTAATGRVVTRCTVLLFLMSFLLWSTVIFGVEQGTGVAAVLSGLMAALMLGSMVKLLITILQQPESGRRLPYMAPCVPFVPAAAILVNSYLMLKLSPLTWARFAVWCLIGLLIYGGYGMWHSTLELDALEQQAHASSYQRYDDQLDDTFSADEGFYPHDPDEQTYQGWSAPGERGYGYQQQARENQRDGDEGFQARPGGPCLGPGGRSRGRTNHGFDMGEDD; this is encoded by the exons ATGGCGGCGTGGCTCCACCGGCTGTCTCTCACCGACGCCTGTTACAATCTCTATTCCCGCCTCCGGAGGACCAAACCCGTGGGCTCCATGGCCGCCGGCTCCGACGACCTCACCGAGCTCTCTGAGGGGTCGGCAGTTGGGCTCGCCAAGGTTCTGACCACCGCGGACCTGGTTTCTCTCGGGGTGGGCAGCTGTGTCGGCACGGGCATGTACGTGGTGGCCGGATTGGTCGCCAAGGCGACGGCTGGGCCTGGGGTCATCCTGTCGTTTATCATCGCAGCCGCGGCGTCCATCCTGTCAG GCGTGTGCTACGCAGAGTTCGGCGTGCGGGTCCCAAAGACGACCGGCTCCGCGTACACCTACAGCTACGTGACGGTCGGCGAGTTTGTGGCGTTCTTCATCGGCTGGAACCTGATCCTGGAGTACCTGATCGGGACGGCGGCGGGGGCGTCGGCCCTCAGCAGCATGTTCGACTCACTGGCCAATCACAGCATCAGCAACTACATAGTGACACACCTGGGCACAGTTCCTGGACTGG GTCAGGGCGAGGACACGTATCCTGACCTGTTGGCGCTCTTCATCGCCCTGCTGGTCACCGTCATCATCGCTTTCGGCGTTCGGAACTCAGTGAGCTTCAACAACGTCCTCAATGTGGTTAACCTGGCGGTTTGGGTCTTCGTGCTGGTGGCCGGACTCTTCTTTCTCTCCGCCAGTAactgggaggggggcaggttCCTGCCCTACGGCTGGTCAGGG GTGATGCGGGGAGCTGCCACCTGCTTCTACGCGTTCATCGGCTTCGACATCATCGCGAcgacaggagaggaggccaagaaccccaacagctccatccCGTACGCCATCACCGCCTCGCTGGTCACCTGCCTCACCGCCTACGTGACG GTGAGTGTGATCCTCACGCTCATGGTTCCCTACAGCCTGATCGATGGCTCCGCCCCTCTGATGGAGATGTTTGCGGTTCACGGTTTCCTCTGGGGGAAATACACCGTGGCGGTGGGCTCCATAGCCGGACTCACCGTCTCTCTCCTGGGCTCCTTGTTCCCGATGCCCAGGGTGATCTACGCCATGGCCCGGGACGGTCTGCTCTTCAG GGTGTTGTCCCACGTGTcggcgctcacacacacccccacggTGGCGTGCGTGGTGTCGGGGAGCATGGCCGCCCTCCTCGCCCTGTTGGTGAGCCTCCGGGACCTGATCGAGATGATGTCCATCGGCACCCTGCTGGCCTACACCCTGGTGAGCGTgtgcgtgctgctgctgcgataCCAGCCGGACGAGGAGTCCGACCCCGTCGGGCGCCGCGGCGACGGCGCTTCCCCCGGCAACAGTGAGCAGATGATGGGAGATCCGGAGGACGAAGGGTCGTCCTACCATGCGGGCGTGACTGAGGATCTGCACGCCGGGCCGCCGTCCCTGCTGCGGAGGCTCCTGGGAGCCCGTTACCCGGAGCTGCAGCTTCGGCTGGGGATGCCCAGTTTGTCGGAGCGGCCCACGGCGGCGACCGGCCGCGTGGTGACCCGCTGCAccgtgctcctcttcctcatgtccttcctcctctggtccaccGTGATATTTGGCGTTGAGCAGGGGACTGGCGTGGCAGCCGTCCTCTCCGGCCTGATGGCTGCGCTGATGCTGGGGTCCATGGTCAAGCTTCTAATCACCATCTTACAGCAGCCAGAAAGTGGGCGGAGACTTCCTTACATGGCGCCGTGTGTGCCCTTCGTCCCTGCGGCGGCCATATTGGTCAACAGCTACCTCATGCTGAAACTGTCGCCCCTCACCTGGGCCCGCTTCGCCGTCTGGTGCCTCATAG GTTTACTGATCTACGGCGGCTATGGGATGTGGCACAGCACCCTGGAGCTGGACGCCCTGGAGCAGCAGGCCCACGCCAGTTCCTACCAGCGTTACGACGACCAGCTGGACGACACCTTCTCTGCCGACGAAGGTTTTTACCCACACGACCCGGACGAGCAAACGTACCAGGGCTGGTCGGCGCCGGGGGAGAGGGGCTACGGCTACCAGCAGCAGGCCCGGGAGAACCAGCGTGATGGAGATGAAGGTTTTCAGGCCAGACCAGGAGGTCCGTGTCTGGGCCCCGGGGGCAGGTCCAGAGGAAGGACCAACCATGGGTTTGATATGGGCGAAGACGACTGA
- the rpl22l1 gene encoding 60S ribosomal protein L22-like 1: protein MAPIRQKRSFGKKAKKGAMWKFTLDLTHPVEDGILDSANFETFLKERIKVNGKTGNLGNIVHVGRMKNKINVTSEKQFSKRYLKYLTKKYLKKNNLRDWLRVVASDKETYELRYFQISQDDESEADE, encoded by the exons ATGGCACCG ATCAGACAGAAAAGGTCTTTTGGCAAGAAAGCCAAAAAAGGAGCCATGTGGAAATTCACACTGGACCTGACCCACCCAGTGGAGGATGGGATTCTGGACTCTGCAAACTTT GAAACCTTCCTCAAAGAGAGGATCAAGGTCAATGGTAAAACAGGGAATCTGGGCAACATCGTCCACGTTGGCCGCATGAAGAACAAGATCAACGTCACATCTGAGAAGCAGTTTTCCAAAAG GTATCTGAAGTACCTCACCAAGAAGTAcctgaagaaaaacaacctCCGGGACTGGCTGAGAGTGGTGGCGTCGGACAAGGAGACGTACGAGCTGCGATACTTCCAGATCAGTCAGGATGACGAGTCGGAGGCAGATGAGTGA
- the eif5a gene encoding eukaryotic translation initiation factor 5A-1 — protein MSGVLADLATLSVGLRPELINAPAPPLFLGGCCSEVGRACALSVLFFVEAPLTKSTMADPDGFDFQTGESGASATFPMQCSALRKNGYVLLKGHPCKIVEMSTSKTGKHGHAKVNLVGIDIFTNKKYEDMCPSTHNMDVPSIKRTEYQLLNIADDYMTLMSDNGDIREDLRVPDNEVGKEIMGKFQASEEFYVSVMSAMGEECAIGTKTMGNK, from the exons ATGTCGGGCGTGTTGGCAGACCTGGCAACCCTTTCTGTCGGCCTCAGACCGGAACTCATAAACGCCCCGGCCCCTCCGCTCTTCCTCGGCGGATGCTGCAGTGAAGTTGGCCGCGCATGCGCACTCTCGGTCCTCTTTTTCGTGGAAG cgCCCCTGACAAAAAGCACCATGGCAGATCCTGATGGATTTGATTTCCAGACTGGTGAGTCTGGTGCCTCCGCCACCTTCCCGATGCAGTGCTCTGCTCTGCGCAAGAACGGCTACGTGTTGCTGAAGGGACATCCCTGCAAAATCGTGGAAATGTCCACTTCAAAAACCGGCAAGCACGGACATGCTAAG GTGAACCTGGTTGGTATTGACATCTTTACTAACAAGAAGTATGAAGATATGTGCCCCTCCACCCACAACATGGATGTCCCCTCCATCAAGAGGACAGAATACCAG CTGCTCAACATCGCCGACGACTACATGACCTTGATGAGTGACAACGGCGACATCAGGGAGGACTTGCGTGTCCCTGACAATGAGGTCGGAAAGGAAATCATGGGGAAGTTTCAGGCTAGCGAGGAGTTCTAT GTCTCTGTAATGTCTGCCATGGGGGAGGAGTGTGCCATCGGTACCAAGACCATGGGAAACAAATAA